The following DNA comes from Micromonospora chokoriensis.
GCAACGGATCAGCGGGCTCGTCACGACGGCGGCCAACGGCACCGCCCGCAACCGCTCGCCCACCGCGACGGCCTGGGCGCGCCCGGTGTCGTCCAGCTCGACCGGTTGCCGGCCGGCCAGGCCGCCGTCGGCGTTCGCCGTGGTCCGGCCGTGTCGCAGAAGCAGAAGGGTCGCCACGGTGACCACCCTATGACCTGCGCTCCCGGTCGGGCCGTCGCGGGCTCCGGAGGCACCACCCGGGGTCGTCGCCGTCGGGGCGCGCCGAATGCCCGATCTTCGTGATCGACTCGGTTGTCAGGAAGTCGGGGTGTCGGGCCGCCCCGGACAGCGCGATTTCAAGGAAACCGAGTGGATCATGGGCGGGCGGCGGGCGGGGATGACGACCGCGGCCCCCGGCTCCGCCCGCAGGCGCAGCCGGGGGCCGTCGACGGGTGGGTCAGGTGGCGCTGATCGTGCCGGTCAGCAGCAGGGCCAGGACCAGGGTGCCCAGCGCGACCCGGTACAGCACGAAGACGTACAGGGTGTGGTGGGCGACATAGCGCAGCAGCCAGGCGATGGCCGCGTACCCGATGCCGAAGGCGATGACCGTGGCCACGATCATCTGCGCCACCGACGGCGTGGACGTGCCCGGGGCGGACGGTTCGAAGACGTCACCGAGGCTGAACACGCCGGACATCACCACCGCCGGGATGGCCAGCAGGAACGAGTACCGTGCCGCCGCCTCCCGGGTCAGGTTGAGCAGCAGGCCGGCGGTGAGCGTGCCGCCCGAACGGGACACCCCGGGGACCAGCGCCATGGCCTGGGCGAAGCCCATCACGATGCCGTCCTTCATCCGGAAGTTCTCCAGGGTGCGGGTCTGCCGACCCCAGTACTCGGCGAACGCCAGCACGAACGCGAACACGATCAGCGTGGTCGCCACCAGCCACAGGTTGCGCCCGGCCGTCTTGATCTGGTCCTTGAACAGGAAACCGAACAACCCGATCGGGATGGACCCGACGATCACGTACCAGCCCATCCGGTAGTCGAGGCTGGACCGCACCGACCTGTCCCGGATGCCGACCAGCCAGGTCCGGGTGATCCGCCAGATGTCCTTGGCGAAGTAGATCAACACGGCCGCTTCGGTGCCGAGCTGGGTGACCGCGGTGAACGACGCGCCGGCGTCGCGGTCGAAGAAGATCGCCGAGGTGATCCGCAGATGCCCCGACGAGCTGACCGGAAGGAACTCGGTCAGTCCCTGGACGATGCCCAGGACGATGGCCTCGACCCAGGTCACTCGCCAACTCCCGAAAGATCAAGTGCCTCGGCGACGGTACGCAGGGTCTGCACACCGCTCTCCCGGTCGGCCACGAACAGGGTCACCGACAGCGTGGTGACGCCGGCGGCGGCGTACTCCCGCATCCGCTCGGCGACGCGCTCCTTCGGGCCGAGCAGCGACGTCCGGTCGATGAACTCCATCGGCACGGCGGCGGCGGCGTCACGCTGCCGCTTGGCCAGGTACAGGTCCTGCACCTCGCGGGCGGCGTCGCCGTACCCCATCCGGGTGGCGAGCTGGTTGTAGAAGTTCTGCTGGCGGCTGCCCATGCCACCCACGTACAGCGCCGCGTACCAGCGCACCAGTTCCGCGCAGGACGCCACGTCGTCACCGATCACCACGGGCACCGACGGCACCACGTCGAACCCGGCCAGCTCCTTGCCGACCTTCGCCCGCCCGGCGCGCACCGAGGCGAGCTGCTCCTCGGCGAACTCCGGGGCGTAGAAGACGGCCAGCCAGCCGTCGGCGATCTCGCCGGCCAGCTCCAGGTTCTTCGGACCGACCGCGGCCAGGTAGATCGGTATGTGTTCGCGGGGTGGGTGGAAGCCCAGCCGCAGGGCCTTACCGGGGCCGTCCGGCAGCGGCAGCGTGTAGTGCTCGCCGTCGTACGCCACCTCCTTGCGGGCCACGGCCAGCTTCACGATGTCGACGAACTCGCGGGTCCGGGCGAGGGGCTTGGCGAACCGCACACCGTGCCAGCCCTCGGAGACCTGCGGGCCGGAGACGCCCAGGCCGAGGCGGAACCGGCCACCGGAGAGCGCGTCGATGGTGGCGGCGGTCATCGCGGTGGCCGCCGGCGTACGGGCGGGGATCTGCATCACCGCGGCGCCGACGTCGATGCGTTCGGTCTGACCGGCCATCCAGGCCAGCATGCTGGGCGAGTCGGAGCCGTAGGCCTCCGCCGCCCACACCACCGCGTAGCCCAGCCGGTCCGCCTCCTGCGCCAGGGCCAGGTGGTCGGCCGGTGTGCTCCACGCCGTCTGATATCCAAGACTGAGCCCGAGTCGCACTGGTCCTCCCCCATCCGTGGCACAGGTCGCACCAGGTTACGCAATGCCGATAACGGAGTCGATCACCGGCTCGACCCCTTTGGTCCCCCCTCCATCGGGACAGGACCGGGCGGCGGAACCGGCAGAACCGGCAGAGATACGGGAGCGAGGATATCCGTGGCGGCAGGTTCGAAATAAGGTTCACCCATGCAACAGCGACCGCTCGGCCGAAGCGGGCTGGCGGTTTCCCGGCTCGCGCTCGGCACCATGACCTGGGGCCGGGACACCGACGCCGACGATGCGGCCGCCCAGCTGAAGAGTTACCTGGACGCGGGCGGCAACCTGATCGACACCGCCGACGTGTACGGCGACGGCGACGCCGAGTCGGTGATCGGCTCGCTGCTGGGCTCCCTCGTGCCCCGCGAGGAGCTGCTGATCGCCACGAAGGCCGGGTTGCGGCCGGGCAGCGGCCGACGCCGGGACGGCTCCCGGGGTCACCTGCTGCGGACGTTGGACGCGTCGCTGCGCCGGCTCGGCACCGACCACGTCGACCTGTTCCAGGTGCACGGGTACGACCCGGACACCCCCCTGGAGGAGACCCTGGCGGCGCTGGACCACGCGGTGGCCAGCGGCAAGGTCCGCTACGTCGGTGTGTCGAACTTCTCCGGTTGGCAGACCGCGCGGGCCGCCGCCTGGCAGACCGCCTGGCCGGGCCGGGCGCCGGTGGTCGCCGCCCAGGTGGAGTACTCGCTGCTGGAACGGGGCGTGGAGCGGGAGGTGCTGCCCGCGTGCGACGCGCTCGGCCTGGGCGTGCTGCCGTGGTCCCCCCTGGGCCGGGGGGTGCTGACCGGCAAGTACCGGCACGGTCGTCCGGCGGACTCCCGGGCCGCGTCGCCGCACTTCGAACGGTTCGTCGCGACATACCTGGAGCCGCGCTGCTCCAGCATCGTGGAGGCGGTGGCGACCGCGGCCGGCGGGCTGGGTGTGTCGCCGCTGGAGGTGGCGTTGGCCTGGATCCGGGACCGGCCGGGGGTGACCGCGCCGATCCTGGGCGCCCGGACGGTGGGGCAGCTGCTCGGCGCTCTCCAGGTGGAACGCATCACACTGCCCGAGGAGATCACCACCGCGCTGGACGACGTGTCGGCGGTGCCGGTGGGCTACCCCGAGCGCGACGGCTGACCGGCCCGCCGGGTCGAGGCTGACCCGCCGGCCGCGTCAGGGCGACGGACGCCGGCCATCTCAGGGCGACGGACGCCGACCGGGAAGGTCGCCGAGCGCCGTGAAGAAGCGCGACTGGTCGTCACGCAGTGCGGGCTGGGTGAGCCGGAGCCACGAGCCGTCGTCGAAGGCGATCGTGGACGTGAGCTGCACGAGACCGGTCGCACTGCGCTCGGAGTCGAACCGGGCCACCCGACTGAGCGGCACACTCCAGAGCACCCGTGGTCGGCGCCGGTCCGGACGGTCGGCGTCCGGGCGGGAGCCCATCCGGAGCAGGTGCAGGTGGGTGTCGGTCACCGCGAACGGGGTGCCCGTGTAGCGATCCAGGAACAGCAGGAGGCTGCCGGCGAGGGTGGCGAGGTCGCCGCTGAAGACGTACCGGCGTCGGTAGGCGATCTCGGCGAGCTGGTCGGCCAGGGGCCGGTACAGGCTGAGTCGGAACAGCGCCCGGAACGCCTCCTGTTCCTCGGTGAGCGGGATCGGCTCCCGCTGGACGGGCTGGTGCGGCAGGTCCGGCTCCGGGGCGACCGCCTCCGGCAGGCCGGCGGCAACGGCACCCGCCTTGCCCGGCAGCAGCAGCACACCCGCCGCCATCCGCACCGGGGTGAGCACCGCATCGACCCAGACCACCGGGTTGACGATGTTGAGCAGGCCGAACAGCACCTTCGGGTCGAGGGAGTCGACGAACTTGTCGGCCATCACGTCGGCGAGCTGCCGGCCCGCCTTGTGCGTGTCCGGGCAGCGGACCGGGGCGAGGCCGACGTAGCGCAGCTCCTGCTCGGGCAGGAGCGGCGCCACCAGGGCACGTTCGGGTGCGTCGCTGGTGCGGAACTCCTCACGCAGCTCACGGGCCTTGTCCCGGGCCGCCCGCGCACCGCCGAGCACCGCGTCGGTGAACCGACCCAGCCGACCTCGCTGCTCTGCCGTCACGCCGTACCTCCTCGACCGGGGCTACCGGCCCGCGGGTTGACCCGCGGGCGGCTGCCCGAAGACATTCTGGTCGATCCAGTCGGCGCCACCCTGCACCGCCTGGTCGATCTGGTCACCGACCTGCTCGCCGCCGGGAATGGACAGCCCGCTGGTGAACGCGACGGTCCCCCAGGTGACGCCGTGGACGACCGAGTTCGGCACGTTCCACGGAAGGTTGGTCGCCCAGTCCCGCGCGATCACCCGAGCGCCGTCGGCGACGCCGTGCGTCCGCAGCGCGGAGGCCCGGTCGAAAACACCCATGTCGAACGGCGAACCGGACTTGCCCAGCTTGTAGGTGCCCTTGGTGGGGTCGAAGATCTTGTGGAACCACTTGTCGGCCTTGCCCGCGGCGTGGCGCTTCTCGACGTACTTCCTGCCGGTACGCAGCTTGTCCTGCATGGCGACCAGCTTGTCGAGGTGCGCCTGGAGCTTCCGCAGGGACAGCATGACCCGTTGGAGCAGGCGGATGACCTTCTGCAGGTGCGCCGCCAACGGGCGCAGGACCTTCAGCGCCCGGGTGACCACGATCAAGGCCCTGGTCACCGTCACGCCCACGCCGGCGACCCAGGACGCCCCCATGGTCACCGGCGCCATCAGCAGCGCCGTCACCAGCGTCACGAGCATCCAGTTCACGAACTCGACGCAGAGGTCCACGAGGACGTCGTGGACGGTCTGCAGACCGTCGGCGACGCTGCGCAGGTACTCCGCTGTCGCGGCGAACTGCTCGGCGACGTCGAGCATCTGCTGTTCGACCTCGGCCAGCCGCTTCCCGTACGCCACGCCGGAGGGTGAGGCCCACCCGGCCTGCGCGGACTCCCGGGTGCCGCGGTGCCCCTGCGCCAGGTCGCGGACCTGCGTGGCCAACGCGTCCCACTCGGCGGCCTTGGCGCGCAGGACGGCGGGCTCACCGTCGACCAGCTCGACGAGCTGGATCAGCGGCCAGGCCAGCGTGCGGCAGACGCTGTCGACGGCGTCCTCCACTCCGGAGAGCGCGTTGTCGAGGCCGTTCCACAGCTCGACGGCGCTGCCGGCCGGCCCGCTCATCCGGGCAGCCCCGACTGGATGGCCTTGAACCCGGCGTCGAGGTCCCGCTCGTTGCGCTCGTACGCCTCGACCGTGTCGCCCAACGCCGCGCCGACCCGACCGAACGCGGCGTGCGCGGCGGCGAACAACTCCTTGCCACCGGTGACCTGCTCGGCGTACTTCGCGCGCAGCAGGTCACTGGCGAACGGCAGGTGGCCGAAGGCGTCCGACGGCACGTCACCGGCCGAGACGATCTGCGCCTCCAGCGCGGCGAGCGAACTGGCGACGTGTTTCGCGGCTGTCTCCAGTCGACGGACCGCCTGCACGTCGACATCGATGTCCGGTGGCATGCCGTTCCTCCCCCATGAGCCGAGCGAACCGACGATACGATCTCCCGGCCACCGGGCACCACCCGGTCGCACGATCCACGGGGGAGGGATCTCATGACGGACCCGACGTCCGCGTTCGACGCGCTGGCCGGGCGGATCGCCGATATCGAGCGCCGGTTCGCCGGGCTGGGCGACGAGCTGGCCGCGCTGTCGGGCACCGCTACCGACGAGAGTGGCCTGGTCTCGGCGACCGTCGACGCCACCGGGGCGCTGACCGGCCTCACTCTCGCGCCCGCCGCGCTGCGCGCCGGCACCGAGGGCGTGGCGGAGCTGGTGCTCGACGCGTACCGGCGGGCCCGCGCGGCCGCCGGCGACCACGTCGACGAGCACACCGAGGGGTTGGACGGCGCGCTCGGCGCGAGCCTGGGCGACCTGTTCGGCACGCCGGGCGACTTCTCGGCCCTGGGCCGCCTGGAGGAGACCGTGGCCCGGCTCGGCCGGCTGGACGCCCGCCTGCCCGGCCCACCGGCGTGACGTCGCCGACCTGGCCGGAGATCGTCACGCGGCTGCGGGACACGATCGCCCGCTGCGACCGGGACACCGACCTGGAACTCTCCGCCGGTCCGCGCGGCATCCGCCTGCTGGTGCGCCGCGAGGTCGTGCGGGTGGTCAGCCCCGGCCACGACGAGGCACGCCTGGCCGCACTGGGGTGGCACCGTCCGACCGGCGACGAGGCCTGGTGGTACGAGGTTCCGCGCACCCCGCAGCAGGTGGAGCGACTCAGTGCGCTCGTGGCCCGTACCGCCGCCGAGGTGTTGACCGACCGGCCGGGTGCGCTCTCCTGCCGGGCGGTGCCGCCGGCCGCGCGCCCCGGCTCGCCGCAGCGACCGGCCCCGACCCGGCCGACTGCGGCTGCGGCCGAGGCGGCTGCGGCCGAGGCGGCTGCGGCCGAGGCGGCTGCGGCCGAGGCGGCTCGGACCGGGCCGAGTCCGACCGGGGCGGCTCCGACCGGGGCGGCTCCGACCGGGGCGGCTCCGACCGGGGCGGCGGAGCCGGCGGTGGTGGCACTCCTCGGCGCGGCCGTCGACCGGCGTGACCTGCCCGGCTACCTCGCAGTGCTGGCCGGCGCGACGGTGTGCGTGCCGCTGGCCGGGGAACCGATGCCGGATGCCGAGTTCCCGTGGACGGTGATCGGCGACGCGACCGGCGCGCCGCTGCTGCCGGTCTTCACCTCGCCGAAGGCGCTCGCCGCGTTCGCCGGGGACGGGGTGTCGTTCGTCGCGCTGCCCTGCGCCGACCTGTTCGAGGACTGGCCGGCCCCCTCCTGGGGGCTGGCGGTCGACCCGGGCAGCGCCCAGGCGGTCGCGCTGTCCGCGCCGGCGCTGGCGACCCTGCTGACGGCGAACGCCCCCACCCGCTGAGTTCCAGGGCGGCCGTCACCGCACTGCCCCGTCGATCATGGAGTTGTGGTGGGTGACAAAGATGCGCACATGGGGCGAATTCGGACACCACAACTCCATGATCGGCGCGGACCTGTGGGGGCTCATCCACCGGGGCGGGGGGTTGGCGCGACGGGAGGGCTCATCAGCGGCGTCGGTCACCCCCGAGGGGGTTGGGGTGGCAAATGGCCGCTGGGCTGGGCAGCATGGATAGCATGGACTACGAATACGCGCCGCTGCGGTTGCCGCCGAACGTCGACCGGTTGACCGCCGCGGCGCAGTTGGCGATCCAGGCGGAGTTCTCCGGATGGGAGCTGGCCCGGGTGCGGCTCTACCGCGACGGCACGCGGCAGGTGGTGCTCCGCCGTCGACTGGTCAACCAGCCGCAGCCGGGCCTGTCGTACTGAGCGGGCCGTGCCGCCGGTGAACGATATACCCCAGAATCATATTCATACCTCTGAGGTATATCGCTCACCGGCACCTCGACACGGCGAGCGCACACCGGCCCGGGTGCGGGCGTACCGTCTAGTGCTGGTGCCCCGCGTGGTCGTGATCGTCGTCGAGCTCCATGAACGGGTGCTCGTCGAGCCGGCCGACGAGCCGGTCGTCGGCCGCCGGTTGGAACGGGCCGACCGCGTCGTCGTCGTCGAACGACTCCAGGTCGACGGGGGTGCCCACCTCGCTGACCATCACCACCCCGTCGAGTGGCTCCAACTCCGGGACGTCCAGCGCGCCGAGCGAGCCGTCGCCGCTCTGCAGCAACTCCAGCACCGCCTCGCCGACGCCCTCCACCGGTGCCGGCTCGTCGTCCTCCGGGGTCCCCTCCCGCCGGGCGGCCTCGGCCACGCGCAGCAGCGCGGCCACGCTCGGCACCCGGTAGTCACGGCGCTGGCGCACCGAGATCACCCTCGGGTGCGGGTCACTGGCCTCGGCACCGTCGACGCCGCCGAAACGCTCGTCGGCCTCGTCCGGGTCGATCGAGTCGACATCCCACGGCGTCACCTCGCCGAAGGCGTCGAGCAGCCGCTCGTCGTACGCGAAGGAGGCGTTGTTCAACGCCACGTACGCCTGCCAGACGTCGTCGTCGTCGACGCGGCCCTGGGCGGCGCGTACAGCGGCCAGGTGGTGGCGGGCCGCTTCGATCACGCGCTCGAGAGCGGCGTCCAGCTCACCGTGCTGGTCGGTCATGTGGGGCAGTCCCTTCGGATAAGCAGGTTGCGCGCCGACGGCAAGTGCCGGACACGACTAGCAGGTGCGCAGGAACCGGTCGAGCACCCGCACGCCGAACTGTAGTCCGTCGACCGGAACGCGCTCGTCGATGCCGTGGAACAACGCCGAGAAGTTCAGGTCGGCGGGCAGCTTGAGGGGGGCGAACCCGAAGCAGCGGATGCCGAGCTGGGAGAACGCCTTGGCGTCGGTGCCGCCGGAGAGCATGTACGGGACCGGGCGCGCCCCCGGGTCCTCGGCGCGCAGGGCGGCAGACATGGCCTCGACCAGGTCACCGTCGAAGGTGGTTTCCAGCGCCGGCTGCCGCTGGATGTACTCGATCGCGATGTCCGGGCCGACCAGCTCGCGCAGCTGTCGCTCCAGCAGCTCGGACTGGCCGGGCAGGCTGCGGCAGTCGATGGTGGCGGTGGCGCGGCCGGGGATGACGTTGTCCTTGTAGCCGGCGCTCAACCGGGTCGGGTTGGCGGTGTTGCGGATCGTCGCGCCGATCAGGTTGGCGATCGGGCCGAGCTTGGCGATGGCCGTCTCCGGGTCGTCCGGGTCCAACTCGACGCCGAGCAGGTCGGAGACCTCGGTCAGGAACGCCCGTACGGTGTCGGTGACCACCACCGGGAAGCGGTGCCGGCCGATCCGGGCGACCGCCTCGGCGAGCGCGGTGACCGCGTTGTCGTCGTGCACCATCGAGCCGTGCCCGGGGCGACCCTTGGCGTGCAGCCGCAGCCAGTCGATGCCCTTCTCGGCGGTCTCGATCAGGTAGAGCCGCTGGCTGTCGTTGACCGAGTAGGAGAAGCCGCCGACCTCGCCGATCGCCTCGGTGCAGCCGTCGAAGAGGCCCCGGTGGTTGTCCACCAGGAAGCGGGCGCCGTAGTCGCTGCCCGCCTCCTCGTCGGCGGTGTACGCGAGCACGATGTCGCGCGGCGGTCGTACGCCGGTGCGCTGCCAGTGCCGCACGACGGCCAGGACCATCGCGTCGAAGTCCTTCATGTCGATGGCGCCGCGACCCCACAGGTAGCCGTCGCGCAGCTCACCGGAGAGCGGGTGCACCGACCACTCGTCGGCGTCGGCGGGCACCACGTCCAGGTGGCCGTGCACCAGCAGCGCGCCCCGGCTCGGGTCGGTGCCCGGGATGCGGGCGACCACGTTCGCCCGGCCCGGCGCGGACTCGTGCAGGACGGACTCCACGCCCACCTCGGCGAGCTTCTCCGCCACGTACTCGGCCGCGCGGCGCTCACCGACGCTGGTGTCGTTGTCACCGGTGTTGGTGGTGTCGATGCGCAGCAGGTCGCGGCAGAGGTCGACGACCTCTGCGGTCGGGTCGATGCGGGGGGAGGCGGCGTCGCTCGTCATCGCCTCTTCATACCAGCCCGAGGTGGCCGACGGGCCGGCGCACCGGCGTGGTCGGGCCGGCGCGCCGACGCGCGCGGGTCGACGCATCGACGGGTCGGTTTCGCGGTGACCGCGTTCGGGTACCGCCGCCCACGACCGAACGTCCCCTGCCGGAGCTTCCGCCCGCCAGTCGAGGAGGGCACCATGTCCGCCGTTCCCCTACCACCGCTGCCGCCCGCGCCCGCACCCGAGGAGGGCTACCGCCCCGCCGGTCGCAGCATCGCCGACATCGTCGACCGGGAGCATCAGCAACTGCTGTCGCTGGTGGAGCAGTTGACCGGCCCGGAGTCCACACCGCAGGAGGCGCTGGCGGTGCTCACCGCCGCGTTGTCGCGGCACCTGTCCGCCGAGGAGCAGTACCTGTTGCCGGCGGTACGCGCGGCGCTGCCGGCCGCCGGCGAGCGGGTGGACGCCGAGATCACCGCCGACGCCGGCCTGCTGAACGCCCTGAAGGGCCTCACCGACGAGGCGCTGACCGACGTCGCCGGGCGGGTTCGTCACCACGTGGACGGTGTCGGCGCGCTCGTCACCGAGCTGCGGGCGGCCGCGACCGAGGAGGAGCTGATCCGCCTGGGCAACCGGTTGGAGATCGCCGAGGAGGCGGCGCCGACCCGCCCCCACCCGGGCACGCCGGCCACCCCTCCGTGGAACCGGATCGTGGAGCCGGCGGTCGGTGTGGTGGACAAGGTCCTCGACGCGGTGACCCGGCGACCGACCTACCTGGCGGACCTGCCGGAGCCACCCCGCGACTGAGCGCGGACCCCGCCCGGCAATGCATTCATTATCACCGATCCGCTCGGGCTATTCCGCCGGGTGACGCTGTAGTCCTACCGTCACCCTATGAACCTGGAGCTGCGTCACCTGCGGGTGGTCTGCGCGATCGCGGAGACGGGGAGTGTGACGAAGGCGGCGTCGGCGCTCGGCCTGGCCCAGCCGGCCCTCACCGCCCAGCTCCAACGCATCGAGCGGACGCTGGGCGGCCCGCTGTTCGACCGGGACCGGCGTGGTGCCCGGCCCACCGCGCTCGGCGAGCTGGTGCTGGCCCGCGCCCGGGTGCTGCTGCCGGCGATGAAGGGGCTGCAGGACGAGGCTGCGCGGTTGGCCGGGGCCGGCGGTGCCCCCACCTGCTACCGGTTCGGTGGGGTGAACAGCCCGATCCTGGGTCGGTTGGTGCACCGGTTGGCGGCCGCGCAGCCGCCGGCCCAGATCACCACATTCGCCTCCTGGTCGGTGGACGAGTTGGCGCAGTTGGTGTCCGGCGGTCGGCTGGACTTCGCGCTGACCGGTGTGTGCGGCGACGCCAGCCCGTCCGCCGGTTTCGGGTTGAGCTGGCAGGAGGTGGCCATCGACCCGGTGCTGGTGCTGCTGCCGGAGACGCACCCCCTCGCCGCCCACGACGAGGTGCGCCTGGCGGACCTGCGCCACGAGCAGTGGGTGGCCGCGCCGGGTGACGGCTGCTTCGGCGACTGCTTCGCCGCCGCGTGCGCCCGTGCCGGTTTCACCCCCCGCAAGGTGTACGAGACCGACATCCGCGGCTGCATCGACCTGGTGGACGCCGGTGTGGCGGTGGCGCTGTGCCAGGCGACGTTCCGCCCGGTGGCCGGGTTGGTGACCCGTCGGCTCGCCGGGACACCGCTGCGCTGGCGGCTCCTGCTCGGCTGGCACCCGGACTCCCCCGCCGCCCAGGGCGCCGAGATGGTGGTGGAGACGGCCAAGGCGGCGTACGTCGACTCGTTGGCCCCGCATCCCGCGTACCTGGCCTGGCTGATGAGCAACCCCGGGTTCGGGGTGCGGCAGCCCAGCGGGATCCGGCCGGTCTGAGCGCAGGGTGGGGTGCGAACCGCCGTTGGCCGGGTATCTGGCGGACATGACGGACCTCTACCCGCCCGCCGACGACCGCGAACTGCTGCGCCAGGCGGCCGCCGCGCACACCGCCGCCACCCGCGACGTGGAGGCGTTCCTGCGCCGCCTGCCGACGGTGCCCGACCCGGCCGACGTCACCGAGTACGCGAACCTGCTCACCCGGGAGGACCAGACCCGTGGTGACCGGGACGCGGCGGCGGACGCCGCCGGACTGACCATCGCCAGCCTGGAATCCGACCAGGGCCAGTAGCGGCACATGTCGACGGTGCCGTCCCGGAGGCGGGGCGGCACCGTCGAATGGCACGGTCAGCGTTCGACGAGCGGGTCGTGTCCCAGGTCGAGCAGGGAGTGTCGCCAGTCGTCGTCGGCGTTGCCGCGCGACGGCTTGGCGTCCATCAGCTCGCGGATGCGCTCGACCGCCTCCCGCATCACCTCGATGTCCTCCGGGGTGAGGTCGACCTTGCGCTTGTTCAACACCTTGAGGATCTCCCGGCCCGGCTGGGGCAGGTCGAGGTTCGGGTTCGGGCTGAACGACTCCTCCCCGGAGCCCCGCGTCAGCAGCCACGTGCGTAGCTGCTCCGACGGGACGTTCACCTCGGCGTGGAAGTCCTCCCAGAGCACTTCCACCTCGGGGTCGAGCCGCGCTTCGCGTACCATCAGGTCTCCTCTCGCCGGCGGTGCCCGGACGTCTCCGGGTCGTCCTCCTGGTCGGTCTTCGGATGCAGGCCCTCGGCGGGCACCCGCGTGCGGCGGGGGTTCGCGGTGGGCGGCGCCAGGATCGGGTCGGGATGGTCGTCCTCGTCCCGGGGTTTCGCGGGCTCGCGTGGGTGCTCGTTCTCGTCTCGTCGTGCCGGCCCGCTCATCGTGGGTGTGTGGTCGTGGCGGGGGTGTACCCGCGCTCGCCGGCGCTCACGTCGAAGGTGAGCGCGCCGTCGCGGACGTCCACCGTGACCTTCTGCCCCGGCGAGATCGCCGATTCCAGCAGCATCCGGGACAGGTGGTTGTCCACCTCCCGCTGGATCACGCGGCGCAGTGGGCGGGCGCCGAACTCCGGCTGGTAGCCGTGTTCGGCGAGCCAGTCGATGCCGGCGGTGGTGAACTCCACCTGGAGGTCCTGGGCGTGCATGCGGCGGCGGGTCTCCTCCAGCAGCAGCGCGGTGATGTCGCGCAACTGCTCGGCCTCCAGCCGGCGGAAGATGATGACCTCGTCGATGCGGTTGAGGAACTCCGGGCGGAAGTTCTCCTGCAGGCGACGCATCAGCCGCTCGCGCAGTTCGTCGTTCTCCTGCTCGCTGCCGACGTCGCCGGCGCCGAAGCCGACGGCCCGCTGGGCGCCGGTGATCAGCTCGGAACCGAGGTTGCTCGTCATGATCAGCACGGTGTTCTTGAAGTTCACCGTCCGACCCTGGCTGTCGGTGAGCCGCCCGTCGTCGAGCACCTGGAGCAGGATGTTGAACACGTCGGGGTGGGCCTTCTCGATCTCGTCGAGCAGCACCACCGCGTACGGGCGGCGGCGGACCGCCTCGGTGAGCTGGCCGGCCTCCTCGTAGCCGACGTATCCGGGCGGCGCGCCGACCAACCGGCTGACGGTGTGCCGTTCCTGGAACTCGCTCATGTCCACCCGGACCATCCGGTCCGCCTCGCCGAACAGCGCCTCGGCCAGGGCGCGGGCCAACTCGGTCTTGCCCACGCCGGTG
Coding sequences within:
- a CDS encoding DUF5703 family protein, with protein sequence MDYEYAPLRLPPNVDRLTAAAQLAIQAEFSGWELARVRLYRDGTRQVVLRRRLVNQPQPGLSY
- a CDS encoding undecaprenyl-diphosphate phosphatase, with amino-acid sequence MTWVEAIVLGIVQGLTEFLPVSSSGHLRITSAIFFDRDAGASFTAVTQLGTEAAVLIYFAKDIWRITRTWLVGIRDRSVRSSLDYRMGWYVIVGSIPIGLFGFLFKDQIKTAGRNLWLVATTLIVFAFVLAFAEYWGRQTRTLENFRMKDGIVMGFAQAMALVPGVSRSGGTLTAGLLLNLTREAAARYSFLLAIPAVVMSGVFSLGDVFEPSAPGTSTPSVAQMIVATVIAFGIGYAAIAWLLRYVAHHTLYVFVLYRVALGTLVLALLLTGTISAT
- a CDS encoding aldo/keto reductase; this translates as MQQRPLGRSGLAVSRLALGTMTWGRDTDADDAAAQLKSYLDAGGNLIDTADVYGDGDAESVIGSLLGSLVPREELLIATKAGLRPGSGRRRDGSRGHLLRTLDASLRRLGTDHVDLFQVHGYDPDTPLEETLAALDHAVASGKVRYVGVSNFSGWQTARAAAWQTAWPGRAPVVAAQVEYSLLERGVEREVLPACDALGLGVLPWSPLGRGVLTGKYRHGRPADSRAASPHFERFVATYLEPRCSSIVEAVATAAGGLGVSPLEVALAWIRDRPGVTAPILGARTVGQLLGALQVERITLPEEITTALDDVSAVPVGYPERDG
- a CDS encoding YbaB/EbfC family nucleoid-associated protein; this translates as MTDPTSAFDALAGRIADIERRFAGLGDELAALSGTATDESGLVSATVDATGALTGLTLAPAALRAGTEGVAELVLDAYRRARAAAGDHVDEHTEGLDGALGASLGDLFGTPGDFSALGRLEETVARLGRLDARLPGPPA
- a CDS encoding LLM class F420-dependent oxidoreductase: MRLGLSLGYQTAWSTPADHLALAQEADRLGYAVVWAAEAYGSDSPSMLAWMAGQTERIDVGAAVMQIPARTPAATAMTAATIDALSGGRFRLGLGVSGPQVSEGWHGVRFAKPLARTREFVDIVKLAVARKEVAYDGEHYTLPLPDGPGKALRLGFHPPREHIPIYLAAVGPKNLELAGEIADGWLAVFYAPEFAEEQLASVRAGRAKVGKELAGFDVVPSVPVVIGDDVASCAELVRWYAALYVGGMGSRQQNFYNQLATRMGYGDAAREVQDLYLAKRQRDAAAAVPMEFIDRTSLLGPKERVAERMREYAAAGVTTLSVTLFVADRESGVQTLRTVAEALDLSGVGE
- a CDS encoding WXG100 family type VII secretion target, whose amino-acid sequence is MSGPAGSAVELWNGLDNALSGVEDAVDSVCRTLAWPLIQLVELVDGEPAVLRAKAAEWDALATQVRDLAQGHRGTRESAQAGWASPSGVAYGKRLAEVEQQMLDVAEQFAATAEYLRSVADGLQTVHDVLVDLCVEFVNWMLVTLVTALLMAPVTMGASWVAGVGVTVTRALIVVTRALKVLRPLAAHLQKVIRLLQRVMLSLRKLQAHLDKLVAMQDKLRTGRKYVEKRHAAGKADKWFHKIFDPTKGTYKLGKSGSPFDMGVFDRASALRTHGVADGARVIARDWATNLPWNVPNSVVHGVTWGTVAFTSGLSIPGGEQVGDQIDQAVQGGADWIDQNVFGQPPAGQPAGR
- a CDS encoding SseB family protein, encoding MTSPTWPEIVTRLRDTIARCDRDTDLELSAGPRGIRLLVRREVVRVVSPGHDEARLAALGWHRPTGDEAWWYEVPRTPQQVERLSALVARTAAEVLTDRPGALSCRAVPPAARPGSPQRPAPTRPTAAAAEAAAAEAAAAEAAAAEAARTGPSPTGAAPTGAAPTGAAPTGAAEPAVVALLGAAVDRRDLPGYLAVLAGATVCVPLAGEPMPDAEFPWTVIGDATGAPLLPVFTSPKALAAFAGDGVSFVALPCADLFEDWPAPSWGLAVDPGSAQAVALSAPALATLLTANAPTR